The Streptomyces sp. TLI_105 DNA segment TGCCGCCACGCCTGCGGTCTCGGTGAACGCGGATGCAGCGAGGGGGCGTTGGGTCGCCGCCAAGACGCCGGCGACGTCCTCGGGAACGTCCGCCGCGAAGACGGAGGGAAAAGCCGTCTCCTCGATGGTGACCTCGACCGCACGGGCGCCGTCGTGGAGCGGGTAGGTCCACTCCTTCAGGTTGCCCGTCAGCGGAGGATCGGGGAACCTCCCTTGGAGCTGGCCGAGGCTCTCGCCCTCATGGGGCACGTAGGCGGCCACGTAGACGAGCCCCACGACGTTCTCCGCGGCGCCGGCCACGGTGATCAGCGCGCCACCGTACGCATGGCCGACGAGTACGGCCGGCCCCTCGACCTGGGTGAGGACGGAGGCGAGGTAGGCGGCGTCCGATGCCAGGCCCCGGAGCGGGTTCGGCGGGGCGATCACCGGGATACCGCTGCTCCGCAGTTCCGCGATGACGCCTATCCAGCCGGTCGCGTCGGCGAAGGAACCGTGCACGAGGACGACGGTGGGGTTGGGCATGCGAGTTCTCTTCTCGGTGTCGGGCATGACGGCGCGCACGCGTCTCAGCGCCTTCGCTCGTCCTGGATGTCGTCGGCCATCGGCGCGAAGGCCGAGGTCGCCAGCGCCTGCCATTCGCTCGGGCTCATGCCGTAGGCGCCGCGGAACGTGCGGCTGAAGTGCGAGGGGCTGCTGAAGCCCCAGCGATGCGCCATCGCGGCCATCGTGGTTCTCCGGCTGGAGCGGCCCAGCTCGAACCGGCAGGACTCGAGCCTGCGCTGCCGCACCCACTGGCTCACCGTGCTGCCGTCGTTCTGGAACAGCTTCTGCAGGTACCGGACGGAGATGTGGTGGGCGCGTGCGATCGACTCCGGTGAGAGGTCCGGGTCCATCAGGTGTTCTTCGATGTGGGCGTGGACACGGGACAGCATCTCGTTGCCGGCTCCGGACGCGTCGTCGGCCGCGTCCGTCATCTCCGCTTCGAGGAGCTCCATGACCAGGACGGAGAGGAGGTGTACAGCGGTGCGGGCACGCCGGTCCCCGATCGTGGACCGGCGGAACTCCGCCTTGGCGGCGAGCGCGGTCAAGAAGTCGGACGCCAGCGCCCCGATGCCCTCCCCGCCGCGTACGGGCACGCCGAGCACCTGGTCCAGTTCCGACTCCGTGACGCCCAGATAACAGCGGGGCACCCGGAAGAAGATCATCTGGCAGTCCTCGCCGAAGCGCAGCAGGTGCCGTCGGGCCGGGTCGCAGAAGACCAGGTCGTTCGGCTCCAGCAGGGTCTTGGCACGCTCGTGGACGACGGTGACGGGCCCACGGACGTGGACGCCGAGGTAGACGTGGTTCCGGTCGTTCGCGTCCGGCATCTCGGAGAGCATCTGGACCAGCCACCCCGAGCGGGAGGAGGGCGGGGTCGGAGCAGTCGTCTGCCGGGGCACCCGTTCGGGCGCACGTGACATCAGTGTGAGGGTCATGGCGATTCCTAGCCGTGGGTTCGTGCGGGTGGAGCGCGGGTTCACGCCCCTCTCGCCGGCTCCTCGGCCAGGAACTCCTCCACCACGGAGTTGAAGGCCGGCGGATTCTCCAGGAAGGGGAAGTGCGAGCTCGCCACGTCGGAGGCGAAGACGTGCAGGCGTGCGCCGGGAATCCGCTCGGCGACGAAGCGCTGCGAGTCGGGGTGCACATGGCTTCCCTCACAGCCGATCACCAGGGTCGGCACATCGATCCGGGGAAGCACGTC contains these protein-coding regions:
- a CDS encoding alpha/beta fold hydrolase; amino-acid sequence: MPNPTVVLVHGSFADATGWIGVIAELRSSGIPVIAPPNPLRGLASDAAYLASVLTQVEGPAVLVGHAYGGALITVAGAAENVVGLVYVAAYVPHEGESLGQLQGRFPDPPLTGNLKEWTYPLHDGARAVEVTIEETAFPSVFAADVPEDVAGVLAATQRPLAASAFTETAGVAAWRTKPSWALVAGADRTIGPEVQRFGAARAGAVVVELPDASHAVALSEPTRVADLIRAAVRATS
- a CDS encoding helix-turn-helix domain-containing protein, translated to MTLTLMSRAPERVPRQTTAPTPPSSRSGWLVQMLSEMPDANDRNHVYLGVHVRGPVTVVHERAKTLLEPNDLVFCDPARRHLLRFGEDCQMIFFRVPRCYLGVTESELDQVLGVPVRGGEGIGALASDFLTALAAKAEFRRSTIGDRRARTAVHLLSVLVMELLEAEMTDAADDASGAGNEMLSRVHAHIEEHLMDPDLSPESIARAHHISVRYLQKLFQNDGSTVSQWVRQRRLESCRFELGRSSRRTTMAAMAHRWGFSSPSHFSRTFRGAYGMSPSEWQALATSAFAPMADDIQDERRR